From a region of the Thiorhodovibrio winogradskyi genome:
- a CDS encoding Y-family DNA polymerase, protein MSPAKLFALVDCNNFYVSCERLFQPALEGRPVVVLSNNDGCLVARSNEAKALGLPMGAPYFQVARTLRQHQVAVFSSNYALYGDLSRRVMQILASAAPASEVYSIDECFLDLTGIATADALSQQLVQQVRSWTGIPVSVGLAPTKTLAKLANRLAKKGLGQGGVLDWRALSEPSAVLQRTAVEDLWGISQHWGQRLRALGITDALALAQAPSAWLQAHFGVVLVRLGRELQGFSCLTLETQPPARKQIMVSRSFGQPVTQWSVLRAAITHFASRAGEKLRAQGLLAQALTVFLETSPDGKHGDPKARPPPESLTLSFSPPTADSATLVRAACWGAQQRFRDGSIYRKAGIMLLDLMPAGQVVPGLFDAPERADHARQRMQALDAVNARFGRGALRFAAELGGDTWRLRAERRSSACPTDWQALPRVRAG, encoded by the coding sequence TTGAGTCCCGCCAAACTCTTTGCCCTGGTCGACTGCAACAACTTCTACGTCTCCTGCGAACGCTTGTTTCAGCCCGCGCTCGAGGGCCGACCGGTGGTGGTCTTGTCCAACAACGACGGCTGCCTGGTCGCACGCAGCAACGAGGCCAAGGCACTCGGGCTGCCGATGGGCGCGCCCTATTTCCAGGTCGCCCGCACCCTGCGCCAGCATCAGGTCGCGGTGTTCTCCTCCAACTACGCGCTCTATGGCGATTTGTCGCGGCGGGTGATGCAGATCCTGGCCAGTGCCGCCCCGGCCAGCGAGGTCTACTCCATCGACGAATGCTTCCTGGACCTGACGGGCATCGCCACCGCCGACGCGCTGTCCCAGCAGCTGGTGCAACAGGTGCGAAGCTGGACCGGCATCCCGGTTTCCGTCGGCCTGGCGCCGACCAAGACCCTGGCGAAACTGGCCAATCGCCTGGCCAAAAAAGGCCTGGGACAAGGTGGCGTGCTGGATTGGCGCGCATTGAGCGAACCGTCCGCCGTGCTGCAACGCACGGCGGTCGAAGACCTCTGGGGCATCAGCCAGCACTGGGGCCAGCGGCTGCGCGCACTGGGCATCACCGATGCCCTGGCGCTGGCCCAGGCCCCAAGCGCCTGGTTGCAGGCGCACTTCGGCGTGGTCCTGGTCCGCCTTGGCCGTGAGCTACAGGGCTTCTCTTGCCTGACGCTTGAGACCCAGCCGCCAGCACGGAAGCAAATCATGGTGTCGCGCTCGTTCGGGCAGCCCGTCACCCAGTGGTCCGTCCTGCGCGCGGCCATCACCCATTTTGCCAGCCGCGCCGGGGAGAAACTGCGCGCCCAGGGGCTGCTGGCCCAGGCGTTGACGGTGTTTCTGGAGACAAGTCCCGACGGCAAGCACGGCGATCCGAAAGCGCGCCCTCCGCCCGAGTCACTGACCTTGAGTTTCTCGCCACCGACGGCGGACAGTGCCACGTTGGTGCGCGCTGCCTGCTGGGGCGCACAACAGCGGTTTCGTGATGGCAGCATCTACCGCAAAGCTGGGATCATGCTGCTCGACCTGATGCCCGCCGGCCAGGTTGTTCCGGGCCTGTTCGACGCACCGGAACGGGCCGATCACGCGCGCCAGCGCATGCAAGCCCTGGATGCCGTCAATGCCCGCTTTGGGCGCGGCGCGCTGCGCTTCGCCGCCGAATTGGGCGGCGACACTTGGCGGCTGCGTGCCGAGCGACGCTCCTCGGCCTGTCCCACCGATTGGCAGGCGCTGCCCCGGGTGCGGGCCGGTTGA